A region from the Terriglobales bacterium genome encodes:
- a CDS encoding PilZ domain-containing protein, producing the protein MAESRTGKRFPIKLPITIRDVKSSRRHRALTKDLSAAGVSIQGGAPLRVGSRIEFEIKLPGKVIGVGRDVELLCRGRVVRSDPGSARRKGKKKKGRAKSGLACVIDQYRFIRRK; encoded by the coding sequence TTGGCAGAATCGCGCACCGGCAAGCGCTTTCCCATCAAGCTGCCCATCACCATCCGCGACGTGAAGTCGTCGCGGCGGCACCGCGCGCTCACCAAGGACCTGAGCGCCGCCGGCGTCTCCATCCAGGGTGGCGCGCCGTTGCGCGTGGGCTCGCGCATCGAGTTCGAGATCAAATTGCCGGGCAAGGTGATCGGTGTGGGACGCGATGTGGAGTTGCTGTGCCGCGGGCGCGTGGTGCGCTCCGACCCGGGCTCCGCCAGGCGCAAGGGTAAGAAGAAGAAAGGAAGGGCGAAGTCCGGGCTGGCCTGCGTCATCGACCAGTACAGGTTCATCCGGCGGAAATGA